The stretch of DNA TAATTGTCTTGAGAGTTTTTAGTAGAAATGTATGTGCCCTTAGTAGCCTGAGCAAATTTATTTCTAGTTAGTCTATTTACTGCCTTAGCTTTTACGCCGTCGCTTATGTCTTTGTTTAATAACACTTTCTTAACTAAGTCTGCTTTATTGTTGCTTGCATCTATCGCATCAAGTAGTTTTAGCTTTGGATTTTCAAACTTCATAGGCTCTTTTAAGTTTCTATCAGAATAAAAGGTTATAATGTTGTCAAGGCTGCCACTTGGGCTTAACCCCTTTTTCGTGGCTGGGCGAAGGTCATTAGTAATTGAGGACACGTCTTGGCTTTTGCCAAGCGGCAACCCTCTCCCTTCGCCATTTTTATTACTAACTACTAGCTTAAACCTGACGCCTTTATCATCTTCCCACTCATAAATACGAGCATTTTTCTTATTTACAAATGGCTCTTTGTGTTCTTTAATAAAATTACGCACATTTTCACCCAAATTTAGCAATTCCTCTTTCGTAACAAAGCCGGCCTTATTTTCATCATCTAAGTGCCTGATGCTTATATGCTTCGCTCCTTTACCAATATTGCCTCGTTCGTATTTGATAGCATCATTTATGTTGTCTAAGTCTTGCTTTATTTGTATAGCGTTCTTACCATTATATGTGACATTATAGATGCCTCGTTTTTCTTGCTTAGCGAGTTTATCGGCTCCTGCATCATCTACTATCTTTTTTATCTCTTTGCTTGGCTTTTTAGATATGCTTAGTATCTTATTATAAAGCTCAGGGCTTACTCTTTTTACTCCCTCGGCTGTTATCTTTGATCCAAACAACGCATATATAAAACCTTTTGCAAACTCTTCAGGGCTTACATTGCCGTTTTCGTCTGTGCCGTTTGCTGTGCCGCCAAGTAAGCCACTTGCGATATGTGGGTTTGCGTTGATAGTTCTGCCACCTTTTGGGTTATATAAGCTTCCAAATTCTCGCTCAAAGTCTTCCATATCAGCATATTCACTGGCTTTTTTATACTCATAGCCTAGTGCATTACTGCTTTCAAGATCAGATTTTAGTTTATTAAAAGTAGCCTCATCCATCTTTCCAGCTCTTATCTTTGCAACGTCAGCTTTTGTAGTTAAAAAATCTGCCTTATAGTTTTTTTCATAACCTGCTGGAGTTAGCTTATACTCCCAGCCGCCAACTCCGTCGTTACTCTCAATATTTCTATCAGCTATTCTATTTCTGCCATATTTTGCATTTTTAGCCAATATATTTTCTCTATCGCTTAAAAACTTATCCACATCATATTCATTTAAAAGCTTTTTAAACTCTTCTTGTGCTTGTTTTGGTATAATAGACCCATTAGAGCTAGAGAACGTGCTTTTTGCACCAGCCGTCGGTCCGACCTGATTATTATCAGCACGTTGGAGTGTAGGATATGGCGACCCTACCTTTAGCTCTTTCTCGTTGGCTTTTCTTAGCCTACCCATTTCATTTTTATTTGTGCTTTTAGACAAGTGCCCAACATGACCGCTTTCCTTTACTATACCAAGTTTCCCTACGCTCCCATCTTCTAAAACTTTAACTATTAAAGCCATGTCTGGACGATTATTTTTAAAGAAGTGAGTTGGGTTATTTTTTATCTCTTTTAGCAGTCTATACACATCGCTTGGCTTTTTAAAAAATTCAGGGTGTTTATTTTGCAAGATAAATAAATTTGCACTAAGCTCGTTATTGTTTATTTCTGATAGTTCCCTCACCCAGTCATCCACGCTAACTTTTACATTTAAATTACTCTTTGGCGCTGGACTTTCTTTTGTGATAAAATTATCCCCTTTTATTTCTGCGTTTTTAGGGTTGCCTTCTGCGGCGTCCATTTTTATTAGCTCACTTTTTGCCTGCTCTTTTTTAGCCATAAAATCATCAATTAAACTCCTTATCTCTTTGCTTTGTGCCTGAGTAAGTAGATCAAATCTATCTTTTATTGGTATAGCTTCGTTTTTCATTATATCGGTTAAAGCGTCAGACGTAGTTTTTGCTTTTAAAAATGCCTCAGCATATAAATTCTTTTTACCCGCTTGTTTGCCTATTAGTGGGATATGTTTTGCCAAGCGTTCAAAACTTCTTGCTACAAATGCCATAGCTACTTTGCCGCTAAAGCTTGTGGCTATACTTCCACCTTGGCTCTTTGTCTTTAGCCCTGCATCTATTGCGTCAATTATGCCTTTTGTGTTTGGGCGAAATTTTGCATCATCAAATAGTGCTTTTTGTAAAGTTTTTGCTTCATCACTTACAAATTTAGCGTCGCTTAGTTTTTCTGCTACCGCAATAGGATTAAACCCTTTTCTATTCATACCAAGATCAGCTAATTCATCTTTGATAGTGTTTCTAATGTATGCTTTTTCTATCTCACTTATTTGTTCTTTACTAAGGCCTTTTGTCGCCTTAGCCCAAACATCGTTATTCTTATTTATTAACTCACCCATTTTGCTAAAGCTAAAATCATCATTTAAAAGATCGTTGTTTTTATTAAAAATTCTGGTATCTTTTAGTGCTTTCATTTGAGCATATTTATCATCTTGTTCTTTTAATAGTGCTCTTAATATTCCATCATCACCAAGAGAGCTAAACATACTATCATCTAACACCTCCTTTAAGGTTCTTGCTTGTTGCTCGCCTGTATAATCTGAGTTTCTTATTGCTTTATTGAGATAACGCCTAACATCAAACGCTTTATTAATATTAAACCCCTCTTGCGCCATTTGGTCTAAGGCTATACGCATTTTATCTCTATCCTCTACTTTTGCGTAATTAGCCACAATGCTGTTTATTGTATCGTCCAACCCCTTTTTATCTATTTGTAGTGGGCTATCTCCTGCAACTCGTTTAAAGGCATCCACTACCTGATTATAATCGCTCTTTGTAGCATTTACGTAACTACCTAAAATTTCACTTACTAGAGCCTTGTCTTGATCATCTAGCTTTCTAAAGCTTTCAGGGTTTATCCTAAAGTTTTTATCAATGCCAGCTGCTTCTAATCTCCTTTGTGCTTGGTCATCAATTATTTTTATAGCTTTATTTCGCACCAAGTCATCACTGCCTATTACATCTGCAATAGTTTTCATTTCGCTAGGATCAGCAAAGGCATTATTTAGTGCGATCTCTTGCTCTTTTGTGATTTGTGGGTCAAGTGTGCCTTTGGCTTTATTCTCTACGTATTCGCCAGCCTTTGTGACTTTATCTTTTACCCAAGGGCTACTTGTTCTGTTGGCATAATCATCTGCATAAGCCTTTGCTTTCAGCCCTAAAGTGTTTATATCATTTAACTCTATTTTATTGTTGGCTAAATAAGCCTCTTTTTCAGCCAGCTCTTCAGGCGACAAGACTGCATCTGCTGCTTTAATACTCCTTGTTATATCTCCCATTGCTGGTGCGTGATTTGAGCTTGTTACATCACCTAATAGCGGGGTATTATTTATTGCATTTGTAACTTTTTGTTTTATACTTACATCTTTTATTTCATTGCCAAGGCTATCTTTTAATGTTTTGCTCTTGTTAATTACATCGCCTGCTTTATTTATTAGTGCTTTGCCGCCTTTAGCTACTGCATAACCTACACCATCGCCTAATACACTAAGTCCTGCGTTTTCTAACATTAAATTTGCAAGTGTTCCGGTATCTACGTTTTGCCCAGTATCATTTGCGTTGCCCACATAATCCCCTGCTGCACCAAGCGCAGAGCCAGTCGCTCCACCTACCATTACCGGCAATAAACTACTTCCGCCAGTAACTGGCGCTAAAAGCGCTCCCCCTATGCCTGCAGCAATAGCCCCTTTGTTCGCCTTTGTGCTATGCCAAAGGTCTTTTAATATACCTTGGTCTAAATCTACAAGCTCTCCAGCTTTGTTTTTAAAAAGGACATTGCCGTCAGCATTTACAAGGCTACCTTTGCCTTGTCTTTTTAGCTCAGCTGATATTTGTTTTAATGCATCAACCCCTTTTTGATCTACCTTTGCTTTATCGCCAAAAAACTTTTGCGTTAGTGGCACTTGTGCGTCAAATTGCGCCCTGATACTATTTATTGCATCCACCATTTCTGCGTTATTGTCAGCGTTGGCTTCCCTTATTCGGTTGTCATAGCGATCGTCTGGGTCGCTAAAATAGTTTGTCATTGATCGTTTTAGCTCATTTGCTTGGGTATTTATCCCTAGCGCCTTTTTATCATTTACAAAGGTATCGTGGTTTTTTAGTTGATTAAATTGCATTTTTGTCCTTTTAATATTCGCTCACATTGTTGTAATCTTTAGTGCTTTTATTGGCACTTTTATTAAAAAACTTGTCTAATCTCTTATTTACTTCATTAGCCTCATCTATTTCTTTTTGGTATCGCTGTTTTGCATATTGGTTACTTACACTATCTCTTTTTAGCTCCAGCTCTTTTATGGCAGCAGGTATTGTTATCCCTTGTAGTTTTTGAGCTTGAGAAAACTTGTCGTTATCGGCAATGACACTATCAAGCTCTACTTTAAATTTCTTGTCAAAATCTTTTCTTTCAGCGTCAGCTCTGCCAACTCTCATGTTTTGAAAGCCTAAGTTGTTTAACGTTGCTAAGATAGCTTCGGCTGCTTTCTTATCTGCTCCTCCTCCCATTAGCGCATTTATATTGTCGCCAATTTTATCAAGCCAGCCGTCGTAATCATCTAGTTTTTTATCCTCTGGGATTTGACTTAGTTGTTCCTTTAACACTGCTATTGTTTTTATGGTGTTGCTTTGTGCGAGGTTCGCATCTAGTGCTTTTTTCTCAGCCAGTGCTTTATTTATTGCAGTGACGGCGGCTTTTGGGTTTGTTTTATATTGAGCCACCAGTGTTTTTACAAATTTATCTTTATTTATCGTTCCGTCAGGGTTTAGCGCCCCATATTGTCCTGCTAAAAAAGCATTGTCTGAATTTGCCTCTGCAAGTGCGATTACTTCATCTTCATTTGCTTGCATTTTTATTTTTAGGTCTATATCTTTTTGCTCCTGCGACGCCTGCCTTGCTGCTTGTCTATCTAGTAGCATTTGGTTTTTGTACCATTGATTAAAGGCTCTGCTTTCATTGGTTGCGTCTATTTGAGCGTTAATTTGTTTCTCTCTTATACCAAGCTCATCACGCTTTAACCCTTGAGTTATAGCGTTATTGTTTGCTGTTTCAGTTTCGGTTGTTGTGTGATGGCGAATATCTTCATTTAGTTTATTTATGTTGTGTTGCTCAGTTGCTAAATTTGATCTATTCTCCTCTGCTAATTTCTGCTTAGTGAAGTTGTTTCTTACGCTGTCTTGGTAAATATCCCATAATGCTCTGCCAGTAGCACCCACTGCGTCTATTGTGTTCGTGTTATAGTTAAAATCTACCTTGTTGGGGTTAAAATATGGCATTTTTGCTCCTTTTTGTGAGGCTTAAATTAATAAGCCTCATCCTCTTGTTGTTTATGAAAGTTTGATGCGTTCCAAGCATTGACTAAATTTTGGTTTGCCTGATTTTCTCTTTGCAATTGCCTTTGTGAAAGCATCTTGTTAAAGTCGTAAGCATCTTTATTTAGATTAAATGCTTTTTTCGCCATTTTGCTTTGATTATAAGCGCTCCATAACGCACCACCAGTTCCTAAAGCTGTTAGCCAGTTAGGTGTGCCACCTACACCGTTTTTATCTCCACCACTTGAACCGCCAAGCCAGCTAAAAATATTTCCAAGTACGCCATTTTCAGTTCCTACCATTTTATACTCCTTATAGCCCGGCTAATTTCAAAAGCTCTGCGCCATACTCTACGTCGCTCACGTTCTCGCCTTTTTTTGCTCTATCAAACGCCGATAGCTCACTGCTTGCATTTGAGCCACTTAAAATTTCGTCTGGCTTTTCTTTGCTTTTTGCCACATTGATCATTCCCATTGCGACTGCTTTCCAACCCACATAATTTTCGCCAAGTAGATCACTCATGCCGTGAGCTTTTGCAAACTCTGCTAGATCATCAGGGCGTATTGTTGGGTAGTCTTTTTTAAACTCTGCTAGGTTTTTGTCAAAGACTGCTTGTCGCCTTGCCTCCTCTGCTTGTGCTGCCTGAGCTTGTGAGATTTGATCCATTTGGTTTTTCAGCTCGCTTAAATTGCCTAGCCCTAAGCTTTCAAGTAGTGCTTGTTTTTCAGGGTCAAGCTGTGGCTGTGCTGGCTCTTGTGTTTGTTCTTTTGCAGCCATCGCCTCAGCCATTGCTTGTTTAATAGCCTCTATGCTAAGCTCCTCTTTTTTTGGCTCTTCTGTTGCTACTGGTTGCTCTGCTGGCTGTTCTTGTGGTTCTTGTGCCACTTCGTTTGTTTCAGGCTCTACCTGCTCGTCACCATTTACGATACTTACCAATTCGTTTAGTGCTTCTTGCTCTGTCATTTATTACTCCTCTTTGTAATTTTCAAAAAAACTTAAAAGGCTTTCGAGTGTTTTAATATTCTCAATCGCCCTTAACCTTATTTCATCGCTGTTCTTTTCATTTTGGCTAGCGGTCACACTTGCCGCATAAAGCCCTAATAGATATTCTGAAAAATCCCTAAATGCTTGGCATTGCGTCAGCTGGTAAAGCTCCTGCTTCTGCGATAGGCTCTGCCACGCTTGGTAAAATAGCCTGTGGCTTAAGTTGTTTAGCAAGCTCACTCTCCTTTCCGATAAAATTCTCTGGGTCTTTTATGCCATATAGTGGCAATAGCTCTAATAGGATTTTCTCGTTTGCTTCTTTCATTCTATTTGCACCATCGCCGTCCCCAAGTTGTAAGCACATACCGAATTGAGCTGATATAATCCCGCTAGCATCCATTAGACTTTTCTTTTGCACCTCTTTGTTTAATGCGCCTATCCCAGTGTTTAGGTTTATGTTAAAGCTCGGTGCTTCACCACGATTAAACCCTGCAAAAAATAATGGATCGCCATATTTCCAAACTAAAAATGCAAGGCGTTCAAATATAGGCTCAAAAAAGGTCTCATTGTAGGTTCTTATATACCCTTGAAGCCTTACGCTACCCTCATTTGCCATAATTGACGCCATTGTTGCTGTTTCTTGCCTAGTTGTTGGTGCTCCGTTTTGCTGTGGGCTTACTCCGCTTACTTCGCTCATCTCCTGCTCGATCACTTGAAGTGTAGCCATTGAAGCGTTGATGTCGCCAGGCGGTATTATCTTGATGTCTGCTGGGCTATCAGTAAAAATCGCACCACTTGGGCGCTCTAAATCAGCCCTTGATATACTTGCACTTCGGTTAAAAATGATCTTTGGCGTTGCTTGGTTTCTTGTTACGTCCGTAATTGAGTTTCTGATCGCATTTAGCTCATCTTGTAAAGGCAAAAGCGAAGCAAGAGCAGGCTCGCCATAAGCGCAAACAAACATTTTATCGGTATTGCGTTTTGTTTGTGGCAGCATATAGCCAAAAATAAATGGCTGTCCGTCTTTTAGTTCTACTTTATCTCTTAGTAGTTCGCTATTGTAAAGCGTGCTAACGCTCCATTTCTCATCGTTTAGTTCGTATATCTCATTTAGGCAAATTCTCTTATAAGGTCTATTCTCGCTTAGATCAATTTGCTTAAATGTTTTATTTTTGATTAGCTTTTTGATGTCGTTTGTTGTAAGGTAAATTCTGTGCACGATATAGCGGATGTCGTCTGTATTTTTTGCATCAGGATCAAAATAGATGTCGTTTATGTCTACTTCCTCTATCTTTGCTTCATCTTTCCCCCAAAACACTTTTACTACCGAGCTAGGGCTAAAAGCAGCTTTTAAGAAGATAGGTGAAAAAATCTTATACAAATTTATCTTGTCGCAATAGAAATTTAGCGCCTCTTGCCACTTGTTGATCACGTCATGTGTTGAGTTTACATAAGGCTCTAGCTTGGCAAATGTGTCATTGTTGAAATATGTTTCGGTTAGGCCGTCATATATCCTTTTTGCTTTTGAATTTAGCTTTGGTGTGTAGTTTTTGCTCTTGCTTCTCTCTTTTAGGCTGTTATACTGCTTGCTTTCTAACACAAGCAAATAAGCGTCATTTAGCTTGTCAAAAAATGGTTTATACTCCGCATATCCGTTGTATGCTGTCTGCACTAACTCCTCGAGGTAGCTTATTCTTTCATCGTTTGTCATTTTCGTGTCCTAATCTGTAAATTGTGCTTATGCTGATATTTGTTAGCTCGCTCACTCTTTTTTTACTCACCCCTTTTTCTTTCAGGGCTTTAGCAAGACAGATTTTGGCTTGTTTTGTAGGGATAAACTTTGCCCCCTTAAGCCACTCGCAAATCATCACACAAAAGCAAAGACGCAAAGCCTCATCATCAAGTGTTGCCACCTTTCTAATTAGTTCTACGTCGATACTTTCTGAAATATACTCGATTTGTTTTCTCAAATCTACCCAATTTTGACACTCTTTCACCAAATGCCTCCGTCATCGTAGTTGATTGTGTTAATCTTTGCTGGTAGTGGATCAAAAAACGTCAAAGCTAAAGCATCCGCCAAGTCAGGGCTAAAGCCAAACTCTTTTTTGATATTCTCTTTTGGCAAGAGTAAATATCGCTCTTTCTTGTCGTAATAAAAACTAATAGTGCTAAGTTGTTTTTTGAGTTTGTCATTTGGCACGATGCTAAGCAGTCTAAATTTCTCTTTGAGTGTAAAATAAGCCTCCGCTCTTTTGTTTGCGTAAAGTTTTTCATTTGTTGCTTTGTATGAAAATTTAGCCTCTCTAACTATCCCACGCAAGCCAAAATCAACCAAAGTATCAAATACTCCAGCCCCAACTCCAACGCTATCAATAAAAATAGCGCTTGGCTTCTCTTCACTTCTCTCATATATACCAAAAATTTCTCTTGCTAAAGCTGTAACACTATCAAGCCTAAAAGTGAAAAAGTTTGTAACGCCATATCCTTGCCTAATACAAAGCACGCTTTCATCATCGCCCTCGCGTGCCACATCTAAGCCCCAGACAATGCTGGTTTTTTCGTTTGGCATCTGAGTGCTAAAGGCATTTTCAATTAGAGCAAGATTAAAAAGCACGTTTGAGGTTGTGTCTAAAAACTCGCCGTATATCTCTTGGCGTACTACGTCGCTATCTATACCGCCAAGTTCTGCCACCATTTCGTCTATTTGTTCTTTTTTTAGCAGTGGGTTGTTAAAACTTGATATTTGAAAATTTACCCAGTCTTTCTCGCCGCTCATTCCACGTTTGGCAAGGTCATAAAAGCGGTTTTTGCCTTTTGGCACGCCACCTATAAACGCTCTTGATTTTGGGTTATCTAGTAGCATTGCTCTTATGGCGTTGTCCCAAAGATAGGCATCTTTTAAAATAATGCCGGCTTCGTTTAGGATCACTATATCGTAGCCAAAGCCCTCAATATTTTCTGGACGTTCTGCGCTTCTCATATCAAGGTAGCCCTCGCCGATGCTTAGCTTTTTATCTTGTGCGTGAAATTTATAAAGCTCTTTTGGTAGAGCCTTTAGCTCAGGCAAAAAATAACGCTCGTAATATCTTTGTAGGTTTGATGTGATAGTATCTACCCAAAGCACTTTTTTACCCTCGAGCAGCCACTCGATAGTAGCGTTTGCTATGCCTTTGGTAAATCCCACACGGCGTCCTTTCTCTATCGTTGTAAAGCGTGCGGTATTCTCAAAAAAAACTTCCTTTTGCCACGGCGTATAGGTTAGGCTCAGAGTTGCTTCACTCATCACCTTTTAGCTCCTTTCGCTCGATTATGATCTTTTGTTCGCTTTGCACGTTTGCATTATTGATCTGTGTTGCAGCAACTCTTTGATTAACCCCAAGCGTTAAACTAGCCTTATCAATCATATCTTGCAGTGTTTTATAGTCGTTTGCATTAAGCTCTACTGGTTCGAAATTTTGTACTCCATCGCCCACACCAACTTTTTCAAATTTAGTATTTTTATCTAACATGTCCATCACTCGATTAAGATTTTTTTGAGTAGCATTAAATATTAATCCGCGATTATATGCTTCATCTTTAGCAGTGCTCAAAATACTGCTCATTTCTATTTCTGATTTTTGAGTTTGTGCCGATAACAGCGTTATTTGAGCTTCAACTAAATGCTCATTTTTTGGCGTTAATCCTTTGAGTAAATTGGCCACAGTGCCATTTGATACGCTATGTTTTTTTGCTAGCTCCCTTTGTGAAAATTTGCCCGTATGAAAGTCAGCTAAAATTTTCTCTTTTATCGCCTCTGTTATCTTCGCCATTAATAAATCCTAAACTCGCCCTCTATTACTCCAAGGGCTATTTTTCTCTCTAGTAGTTTTCGCTTTATCTTGAAAACGTCCGTTTGCATTCCTTTTACGTCCTCTATTATCCGCTTGCCATTTTTTAGGCGGTATGTAAAATCTGCTATGTATCTGATCTCGCGTACGGTTCTAAAGCCTTGCTTGGTTGTTTTATCTGCTATTGTGTAGCTTGGCGTTAGCACAAACGGCACTTGGCGGTTTAGCTCACTTATTTCGCCTGCTCTTTGCATAATTTCTAGCTCTTGGTTACGTCGCCACTCTTTGGCACTATCAAAGCCTTTGGTCTTGCGGTTGTGGTATTTGTTTCTAACATTCACCGAAACATTGCCAATTCTCATCAGCTACCTCCTCGTATTTTTCTATGCTTTCATGCTTGTGTGCGTGACACCATTGATGGCACTCTCTACAAACGGCTATTTGCTTACTATCGTCCTTGTCTGCTCCAAAACTGCCATATCTTACGTGGTGGCATTCTATGCTTTGTTGTTTCTCACATATTTGGCAAAGTGGGTATGCTTCAAGTAGTCTTAGCTGATAGGTTCTATTTTTGCTTTTAGTTAGCCTCAAAATAGCCCCTTTGTATCATCGCTCTTGTGCTTCTCGTTCCACTTTCTCATTATCTCAAGCACTCCGCTTGCATCCTTACGGCTTATCTCAAAGCTATCAAGTATCTTTTTGTTTTCGTCCGCTACCTTTGCGATTATGCTAGCTCCGCTTTCGGCTATTGTGATATATACGGCTTTCATCTGCTCTCCAAATAACGCTCAAATATCTTTTTGCCTATCTCATAATCAACTTCATTTCTTATAGCCTGGCGTTTATTTGTTATATTAAACTCGCTCAAGTCAAGGTCTTTAAAGTCGCCTATTTTAACTTTCTCTATGATCCTGAATTTATCATTACTTAAAAAAAATAGATCAAGATTAGCCCAAAAATAATGCCTACCTATCTCAGCGGTCGGCTTTATGAGCGGCTCGTAATATGGCACTACATTTTCAACTACAAAAGCTTTTTTACAAAACGTCTTAAGATACGATATAAGTTCATAAAGCCTAAAATCAGGCAAAACTCTCGTTGCCTCATTGCGTGAGTTATTACAAAAATTTAATCTGCTGTGACTTTGACACGGAGGGCTAGCCCATATAAAATCAAAATCTAAATAATTTTTAGCAGCGTAGCCCCAAGCGTCGCCTACTATTACGTTGTCATTTGGATAGCGTTTTGCATAAGCCTTTGCTATTTCAGGGTCAAACTCAACGGCTGTTACTTCTATGCTTATGCCTTTTTCTCTTGCTACTTCGTCCCAATACTTGCGGTTACCACCAAGCCCTGCAAAAAGATTTAAAACTTTGATCACGCCCCAATCCTTTTTATCACGCCCGTCAATATCGCCTTAATAGGTGATTTTTGCTCAGTTAGGGCTTTAAATTTAGCCGCGCCCATAAACTTGCCGTCGTTAGCTCCACCGATAAAATATACTGGCTCGTTTCCGCCTACACCGTTAAAGCCGTTATTCGCCTCGCTCTCGCCGATTAGATAA from Campylobacter concisus encodes:
- a CDS encoding HIT family hydrolase, yielding MTEQEALNELVSIVNGDEQVEPETNEVAQEPQEQPAEQPVATEEPKKEELSIEAIKQAMAEAMAAKEQTQEPAQPQLDPEKQALLESLGLGNLSELKNQMDQISQAQAAQAEEARRQAVFDKNLAEFKKDYPTIRPDDLAEFAKAHGMSDLLGENYVGWKAVAMGMINVAKSKEKPDEILSGSNASSELSAFDRAKKGENVSDVEYGAELLKLAGL
- a CDS encoding phage head-tail adapter protein, whose protein sequence is MTNDERISYLEELVQTAYNGYAEYKPFFDKLNDAYLLVLESKQYNSLKERSKSKNYTPKLNSKAKRIYDGLTETYFNNDTFAKLEPYVNSTHDVINKWQEALNFYCDKINLYKIFSPIFLKAAFSPSSVVKVFWGKDEAKIEEVDINDIYFDPDAKNTDDIRYIVHRIYLTTNDIKKLIKNKTFKQIDLSENRPYKRICLNEIYELNDEKWSVSTLYNSELLRDKVELKDGQPFIFGYMLPQTKRNTDKMFVCAYGEPALASLLPLQDELNAIRNSITDVTRNQATPKIIFNRSASISRADLERPSGAIFTDSPADIKIIPPGDINASMATLQVIEQEMSEVSGVSPQQNGAPTTRQETATMASIMANEGSVRLQGYIRTYNETFFEPIFERLAFLVWKYGDPLFFAGFNRGEAPSFNINLNTGIGALNKEVQKKSLMDASGIISAQFGMCLQLGDGDGANRMKEANEKILLELLPLYGIKDPENFIGKESELAKQLKPQAILPSVAEPIAEAGALPADAMPSI
- a CDS encoding phosphatase — translated: MSEATLSLTYTPWQKEVFFENTARFTTIEKGRRVGFTKGIANATIEWLLEGKKVLWVDTITSNLQRYYERYFLPELKALPKELYKFHAQDKKLSIGEGYLDMRSAERPENIEGFGYDIVILNEAGIILKDAYLWDNAIRAMLLDNPKSRAFIGGVPKGKNRFYDLAKRGMSGEKDWVNFQISSFNNPLLKKEQIDEMVAELGGIDSDVVRQEIYGEFLDTTSNVLFNLALIENAFSTQMPNEKTSIVWGLDVAREGDDESVLCIRQGYGVTNFFTFRLDSVTALAREIFGIYERSEEKPSAIFIDSVGVGAGVFDTLVDFGLRGIVREAKFSYKATNEKLYANKRAEAYFTLKEKFRLLSIVPNDKLKKQLSTISFYYDKKERYLLLPKENIKKEFGFSPDLADALALTFFDPLPAKINTINYDDGGIW
- a CDS encoding DUF1064 domain-containing protein, with translation MRIGNVSVNVRNKYHNRKTKGFDSAKEWRRNQELEIMQRAGEISELNRQVPFVLTPSYTIADKTTKQGFRTVREIRYIADFTYRLKNGKRIIEDVKGMQTDVFKIKRKLLERKIALGVIEGEFRIY
- a CDS encoding DNA cytosine methyltransferase — protein: MIKVLNLFAGLGGNRKYWDEVAREKGISIEVTAVEFDPEIAKAYAKRYPNDNVIVGDAWGYAAKNYLDFDFIWASPPCQSHSRLNFCNNSRNEATRVLPDFRLYELISYLKTFCKKAFVVENVVPYYEPLIKPTAEIGRHYFWANLDLFFLSNDKFRIIEKVKIGDFKDLDLSEFNITNKRQAIRNEVDYEIGKKIFERYLESR